AAGCATGACAGAAATATATATTCCACAAAATTTTCTTCCGGTATGCCTATTTCTGTGATTTTAGTCTCATTGAAAAAATTTGGAAATATCCTTAAAAAAGTTGTATTAGCATATCTGCCTTGAAAACGGTTAATAATCTCAATTGTTGTAATTGTATTAGATTTGTCATCACAATTGTGATTTACTTCTGGTTTAAAAAACCCTATTTATTGGATAAGTTCAGtaaaagccaaaacaggttagcAAATGTCTCAAAAATGATGTGTTATGGTTAATTTGTCACAGTGATGATATGATGGAGGACCAGGTACCAGTGAAGCGCCACTCAGATGCCATTTTCACAGACAACTACAGTCGCTTCCGCAAACAGATGGCTGTGAAGAAATACCTGAACTCAGTTCTGACGGGAAAGAGAAGGTGGGAACAAGTACAGAGCACAATAATGGATTGTGTGTTTGCcagtgtgcatgcatgtgtatgtCCAAATGTGCATTTTTGCAGTGTGCCGCCACAGTGTGAGGAAAGTCAAATGTACCCTTCTTGTCTTTTCAGTCAAGAAGACCCTCCCATGCAAGAAGAATCCAGAAGTGAGCCCTCATTTCTTGAGAGCTATGATGACGTCGATGTAGATCACCTTCTCAATAACTTCCAATTGGTAGGttcagtctctctcctcctccttctccattCACTTTCACTCCACTCTCATTTATAAGTTTAGTTGAACGCCATATCAATTGGGTTGTTACTGTGGTGGTCATTGCATAGAGAGGGTATGGAACACAGTGTGGTCGCACTGCTACGCATACAGACAGCAAGACCTGACATCTGTATAGTGGAGTTGTAGTGGGACAAACGTAGCTGCATTTACAGTACTTTGTACTGCTAAGAACATACTGTATAGCCATAGGGCTACTTTCATTTTACTACAGGAGCTCAGCTATTGAAAATGTATGGGCAATAGAGTATGATGTTTCTACTAAATGAATGCCCTTATCACGTCTTCTCATACCATGATTTGAAACTCTGTTGCATGTACTTGTGATTCTCTCACTATTCTGATCAATAATCAATTATCTGCacctttctcttcctccctctctccctcactctttccCTCTGCTCCAACTGTCTTTTTCAGCCACTCTGAGGAAGACCCACTGGTGCGATTACCTCAATCAGTCAACCTCATCGATTTGCCATCCAAAACAATATTTAAGTTCTTCAACAATGGACATGTTTCAAAGTCAAGTGTGGTTATCTCTACAGTATAAAGTAAATGTTTACATTGTATACCAGATATACTAAAACTACAAATATTGGTCTGAAGATGTAGGCCACAGTAAATACTATATACGTCCACCTGGGATCAGATAGATTTGCTTTGACCAGGACTGTAAATGGTAGTTCAATAAATGCATTCCTAAAACAAACTTTATACTAGTATAAAGTATAACCAGCTCATACAGTAGAGGACCACATTTAGAGCGACACTGATGCATATAATCACTTCATATCCATGTGGAACAACGCTATACCTTGTGCATAAACTTACCTAGAGCATTTAGTTATGTAAAACCGTGCATCCAAATAAAAGATGTCCATTTATTTTTCAAAGCTGAGTAATTTTGTAAGTCAATATTGATGTTGATTATTTATTTTCATGTGAAAAAGTATTGCACAAAAGGACAAATTACGCCACAAACTTCTAGTTCCACTCAACATGTGCTTTGATGACCTGCTCACCTGAATGAAGATGGTAAACAAAGACTACTACATTTGATTTCATTTCATATCAACTTCATATCATTTGAAATGACATGATCAGTTTCATGACAATACAAATGCTAAATTAGCATGTTATTGGCTATCAGATCAAATCATCAAAACATAGAGAAGGACTTGAATGCAACGACCTTCTGTCTCAATTAAGGTTGGCACGGATCTTAACTTTTTTCATTATTCACTTCAAAGACATGAGACAAAGAATAGCATAGCAGATACACATTTACATAGATTTATTTCAACAGACATAGATAAATCATAGGCTGTCTTCTAATCATCAAAATTATTAGAGGACTGTGAGAAAGATTGTTTCCACAAAGCGAGAATTATTGTTCCATTTTTTAAACGAATAAAATGACATAGGCTATACTTGTGCAATTGTTTTTATGTGTGATTCTTCTTGCCATTATAGAAGGATTCAATTGGCATAATGAATAACAAAGAATAGCCTTGGATTTTTCATCTACATTTAGCTTTTTGCTTGAgaaatgtataaatatatatataaaaaaataggGACCTGAACAGACATGACATTTGTGTACACCTCTAATCTCACCTCTATAAGTATAATCTCAATCACAATGAACATATCCAATTTGCATTATGAAGCATTGACATATTATGATagttatttttaaatatattttggtcGTTATTTACAGTTACATAGTAAGCATATTGATCAAGGTAAAATTGTTTTGCAATATGTATTGGCCTCAGCATGTATACAGTGTAGGCTACATATGGTGTGGTAATGTGTCTATCTCACTGTATGTTAACCTGTGTACAGTCACTATCGTAATCCGTGCCAGCCGCCAGGGCTATTTTGATGGCCTCCTCGGCCTCCTAACAAGCTAAGTGTAATCATGGGAGTGAAAAGGACTGTAAACAATCCATGTCATTGACTATaatgtattataaactgggtggttcgagccctgaatgctgattggctgacagccatggtatatcagaccgtataccatgagtatgacaaaacatttatttttactgctctaattacgttgttaACCAttttataataacaataaggtacctcgggggtttgtggtatatggtcaatataccacagctaagggctgtaccaggcactccgcattgcgtcgtacttaagaacatcccttagccgtggtatattggccatataccacatcccttcgtgccttattgcttaattgtaCAATGCTTAGTTCACTGTATAGTTTCTGGCATGGTATGAGACCTACTATCCTACCTCTTTGAATAGAATGTGCTTTCTTCATCGACAAGTAAAAAAGTGTTCACTAACCCTCTTACATGGTGATGTTAAATTCTTAACTCATATGAACAAAAAACACAATCACATTTACTACATTATTTTGGGATGAATACTCACTATGTTAGAATCATCGAAGCCAGTGTGAAAACGTGCTACAAAAGTCATGACTCAGTGTGTTTACAAGTGTCGAAATGACACAGGATATTTGACTCATAAATGTCATAAGCAATACgctgggaggggggaggggagtcCAAATTAAATGACATTATTAGCAGGGACTTATGTGGGATCTAAAATGAGAAAATACATTCAAATCACTGTCAAGTTGCATTTATGTCAAAGCTTTTAATTACCAGGAAACAACAATTCCAACAGTATGTACAGGGATCCACATATTGTAGATATGGAAAACAATCACATGATGATTCCTTTGACCAACACATTATCAAAACTATCCTCTCACCACattgctgtggtaaccatgcacCTGTTTCAAGCACAATTTGACATTACCTATCTTTTGTGATTATTAAATGTCCTTATAAATCAAATACAGCAGTGCTGTGCACTGGTTGGTTTTGTTTTCCATCATCTTTCAGTATCACCAACAACCATGTTCTCTGAAGGCAGGGCAAACAAAAACACTTTACACTGATAAAGTTTCTTCTGGGCTCCATGCATCTCAATTTGTCACATCATATTCCCATCGTTAAAGTGCTTGGGGTGAAGCAAAACTCCATGGCGGTGACTAAGGACAGCAAACAAAGACACAAACATTTCCAGTTGAATAGGGTGGTCAACCTTAGGGCCCTATTCAATCAATCCCCAATAAgtaaaataatgtgtgtgtgtgtgtg
This genomic stretch from Salvelinus namaycush isolate Seneca chromosome 4, SaNama_1.0, whole genome shotgun sequence harbors:
- the LOC120045919 gene encoding VIP peptides-like, whose translation is MLQRNGSQLLFLIALCSVLYSRTQCLPYASMRPTRHADGLFTSGYSKLLGQLSARRYLESLIGKRVSDDMMEDQVPVKRHSDAIFTDNYSRFRKQMAVKKYLNSVLTGKRSQEDPPMQEESRSEPSFLESYDDVDVDHLLNNFQLPL